The DNA sequence CAACATAATCATGTTTTTATTCTTTCATAATCTTTTGTTATCTCATAATGTTAGAAGATGCCCATTAAACCGACTAATTAGATAACTGAAAAATCTTGCTTTTACAATTATTGTAGCTAGGGACATTTAATCATCAGATGTAAGATGGTTGGGGTTTGGCAACTGATGGAGAAGTCCTCTTTGGAAGTGATGGCAGTTCAACATGTATCAACTTGATCCTCGGACATTTAAAGGTCTGCCTCTAATGAGgtttttttcctttccttttttccATTTAAATCCATGGTCTCTTCCCCAACCTTTAATTAGTTTACCTTTGCTGGTCATGTACTTTCATGGAATTTAACTCACCCTCTTTTATGTAGCTTTATCAAAGCATACTATCTACTATAAGGATCAGCAAGTGTACAATCTCAATGAATTGGAATATATAGATGGTGAAGTTTGGGCGAATGTTTTTACGGTATGTCATTTTATGTTTAAGTATTTTTGTAGTTAAATCTAAAGCAAATTGATCTTATATGCATCATGTTTTTGGCCCAAGATTCTTTGTCAAGCTGGACTTTGAGGTTGATATTTTACAGACCCACTGTATTGTAAGAATCTCTCGGAACGATGGCCGTGTTCTTGGATGGATTCTCCTCCCAAATTTAACGCATGACTTCTTTTTTCTTGTCTATATACAGACTAACTACTTAGTGCTTATGAGTAAATAAATGATATAATGATTAAAGTAAACACCAATTTATCATTACATGGCAACAATGTGCTAAAAATGATCGTTCGAGTTCCAACTTGATTATCTATTGAGGAATGAGGACCAAATAGGGGAGAACTCTAACAATTATGTTTGTCATTTGTTGCTTACACTCACATTTTGTCTACAATATGCAGGAAAGGACTAATTGATGCCGGGTATACCATAAGTAACCTGAACCTTTTGATCTCTCTAAACAGGACTTTTTTTGGATCCTATGCATATGTTTGCATGCTTGTGTTGCAGCTACAATTTAATAATGGGATTGAATTAATAATCATCTGTTCCGTTTTTAGACCAAATTGTTTCAAGAGGTAACTGTTGGATTTGACTCGTTGCTTATGCATTTACATTTTAAGCTATTGATGTTTTGAATGGGATAGCATGGGATCATCagcagaagagaatttttggtaAGCTCCAACGTTTTGCTTTATTTTTAGTTCATTTAAAAAGAACTGCGGTCAAACTTCCAAAGATTATATATAAgcccttctatttttatttatttacttttcgttccaacaatattttttttggCTTTTAGTTTCCTTTTTCGTTTTCAGCAAGTTTATGTAATTCATGTATTGTTTGCAGTGACTGGAAAATTGTGGCCAAAGCTGTATGAAATCAAGGTTGTTCCTATAAATAAACCCATTGATGAAGGGATCATTGAGCAGCTTTGCTTGCATCAGCCATTCAAATTTACATAATGTTACCTCTTTGGATGTTGGGGTTTTTCtttatttgcaaatataatttGGGAGGGGATATAATATAATATCCATTCTTTTGTATATGGTTGGGATAAGGTTGTAAGTAACATGTGAAAAATGCTATCTATTATGTTACAAAATTAAAGTTATTCATATATGTTAATGTACTttagttatttaatatataatttgtagtGCAGAAAGTCTTGTATATTGAAACCAATTTTCTTAAACTTATAttacattttgattatttttttgctAGTTTATGTATTGATATGATGATAtccattattaattttgttttggtttgaatttctgcCGGAATAACAgctaaaaaaagaataatatcaGACATACAGtgaggttaattttttttttcggttatacAATTAAAAAAGGCTGTCTATGTTTGAAAGactttaacaaatattttttcaaaataaaaacatcACCAATATTCTTTGGAATACCATTATGGGTTTTGCTTGTATCTTCCATTGTAGCATTCATTCTTACAGTATGTATAATCATATGCATCTGCTGCATACACTATCATCCTCGTCGTCGAGAATCCTACAAAGCACGTTTCTCTTTGTCCAAATCAGATGTCTGCAGGCGCCTCAGTAGTGTTCTTCATAGATCTTCATCCCTTGACAAATATAGATCATTGTTGCTTTCATCAGCATCATGCAACTTTTCAGAACCTGAGAAGAACTCTGAGTATTTTTCAAGTGAGGATGATCTTGATGATCATGATGGTGCTGAGTTACTCCAATCTGACTCACCAGAGTTCAAAGGAGTTATGTGTCAGCATTTTCAGGTAGAGGAGTTAGAGGATGCTACAAATGGATTTGCTGAAAGAAATGTGATTGAAAGTTGGGACAATGGAACAGTTTATAGAGGTCTGTTAGCTAATAATATGAAGGTGGTTGTGAAGAAGCTACCTTGTCACAGGTATAAACAAAGTTGTTGCTCCATCTGTTCCAAAATATCTGTCACTTGACACAATACATTTAGTTCATGTTATTTTGGAAAGGGGAGAGTATATTACATAACCTTGCTAGTGAAGATTATATGTTATTCTCTTCATTCCATAATAATGGTGTGAttgttttataatttgatttgttTATATGTTTTAGTTGCAAACCTGAGGAGTCTTTCACAAGTGGAGTTAACTGCAAGTGCCAAGCACAAGAGGCTTGTGAAATTGATAAGATACTCTACTTATAGTATATAGTATTCATATTTCATGTACTAACTAACAGGCTAGGCTTTCTGTTAGTATCTGAATATATAGATAATGGAAATCTGCATAATTTCAAGGATCACTGAGCCCTCTAACATGACCTATCAGATTGCACATTCTATAAGCTGTTGCAAATGGGTGAGAATCCGACCCCGAAATCATGTTATGTAACAACTTTGTTAAAGAAATTTATGTTTACAATACTGTGTATGATAAATTCACTTCTGCATAATTTCATACCTTCATGAGGAAGTTGAACCAAAGATTATCCATGGCAGCACAAAATCTAGGAATATATTACTTGACCAACAATGGAATCCTAAGATCTCTGATTTTGGCCTTTTTAAGCTTCAAAGTTCTAACTCTAGTCACTCTATGAGGTAAACATTGGGGGTCAGATTATTAAATCTTCATGAATTAATTTGAAATTGTATTCAATTTCCCATTAActactaattattttaaaattcattttctTATATTAATGTGGTCCACTAGTAACTTCACTGAGAGTAATGACATTTATGATTTCGGAATACTTATAATGGAGATTATATCAGGAAGGATTCCATTTCCATCACTCACAGTCAACCACAGGTAAACAATATTGGATTCATGAGTTATTGGTTTTGATAATTACTTAGAATGGTTGAGATTATGAATTTGTTATCCTGACTACATCAAAATTGCAGGCCTATATATATAGTGGACTGGTTCAAGTCAATGATTTCCAATGGCAAGATTTCGGACTTGGTTGATCCGAAATTGCCCAAAAAGCCTTCTTCCATAGTTCTAAAGCAAATATTCCATTGTACATATCGTACAAATATTCTATTCATACTTTtactccctaaacctccattgtacacattgtacaaatattttattagCTCCTTATACTTTTTCATTTATAATCTATCACgaactatattatatatttattcagtgatattatttcttttaaaaaaattatttacatcaTACAAGATTCTATTTGAAAAATTGTGTGCTCATATTCTTCAATTCTCAATTTTCGTTAATAAATATAGTTTTTAACATTGCTATTCataatatattatttgtatatataatagtaatttcttaaattttttcaataatttgattaatttatatgTGAATCTATTGTGTTATTATTAGTGATTTCAATTCCCAAATTTTTTCGTAGACTTCACTAATAAAATAGTATGAATTAtgttacatatatataaaaaataattatttataaatggtCACCGAAAGAAATATGCATTTGATATctgacaaaaaaattattttattataaataagtttgaatattcatccaaatagcagtACTGAATGATAACAAAATGGAGATAAACATGTATTCATCAAAATTTTACTGTAAGGAAGAACAAACACTTTgcaaataatcttttaaaatacaaaaaaaaaaaaactaaagaaatGAGCTAGAATAACACCAGACAGGAGGACACAAGAACTTCACATCGGATAATAGTTTTTGACAACTTCCATCGTCCAAGTCGAAGATGCCAATATCTTGAAGTTCGGCATCCTCCATTGATTTCAATTCTATTAGATTATCTGTAAAGTAGATTTGATTTCCTTTGGTTTGAATACTTGCAGGCAGCATTTGAACAGAAGAGTTGAGTCCAATCATCAGTACGCAATTTTCCAAACTATCTAGTCTGGACCATTCTTTTGCATTCTTCTTCAATTCATAGATATCAAATTTGTAAGTACATAATCCACGATAAGTAAAATGTCTCACCAGCATCAATAAACTTCCATTAGCACACCCAACCAAATATTTAAGCTGGTAAGGACCCACCGCAGCATCAGAGGGAGGTTTGGCTTCATGAATACCACCTACAGGCCCTGACTTTGTGTTTGTATCAAATTCGTATAGCTGGCCACGTTCTTCTACTGCATATATCTTTTCTCCAAAAAATATGACATCATGAAAAGACGGTTTTCTAGTTGAAAGATCTAACCATCTCTTATCATTTGGTTTGTAAGAGGCTAATGTACAACCAGGTCCATATATAGCCACTGCCATAAAATCTTCATTGTCATTACTAGGACATGAATTTATAATAACCTTCCAAACCCAGATCCTATTTATCCAACTGCTCGACCTCCGGTAATCATCCATATCGTCATCGTCCAAAACCCGAATAGTATATTCAAGGCCATAATTGTTAGGATTGTAGTCAATTATATCCGGAAAAGTCGATATTGGAGGAAGATCTAGATGGACTACCTTTGTAAACGCATTTAACATATACATCGAACCTTGCTGGTATATATCTTGGACGATCAACCATCCCCCAAAAGAACCACGGATGAATTTGTTCTGCATCTCTGGTAGCTTGAGATGGTGGATCTCGTCTTCATAAAGAGACTGAATATCAAGTGGTACTTCATTAGCAATAGGTAACTGCATGAGATGGTAGATCTCCTCGTCTTCGTAAATATGAGTACTGGAAGATTCTTCAGGTACCAGCAGCCACAAAATCTCGCTGGAGATCTCTGGAAGTTTCAAGCTCCATTGCTTGCAAACTAAACGAAGTTGGATGAAATCATCGTACGAATAGAAGTGCTCCGCAATTTCCTTCAAGATGTCATGATGAATGTTTGCCCATCCATCAATGTCGTCACCCATATCTCAGACTCATGCTATGTTATTCTCAGATGAAAAGGTGTAGGAGTgatcacttttattaaaatttgtacttaattaataaaaaaaaatgaataattctacattattagataaaatcttacaccattaaaaatactaataataattaattgatgactacaaatcacaaaatttgttAATCCCTACCCTAGCACTAGCAGATATCAGGTGAGAAGCAAACTGCAGAAGGCAGGATTTATTTCAAGTTCGCTGTGTTTGTTACGTATATATAGGATTTGCTTGAGCCtctacaaaaatattttctaaaaaaaattttaaaggatctttaaaaaaaatcttttatctttaaatatctgataaaaaaatatcttttacctaataattatatttagatataataatatacaaatatttttttaatttattatgttaataatatatttttaaataaaaaatttaaaatataaattactgtttttaaaaaaaattctatttattttattactatttttatttttatcattaaaatttttttaaacacactgattttttttctaataattgaATAAGGCAACGGATTCCTTGCTCCATATTTTATGTGGGAGTATCATTAACCCActtcaaaataattataaattgaatcccgttttttttttttgaaaaaactaaaaattagaaattgacctctgtatttattaagttttacactcttccctttttaattttgatCACAAATTCAACGTTGTAAACCATTTGCTCTGATAGGGTTTTGCCCTCTTTCAATAGTGATTGACATggtctcttcctcttcctctgccGTCTCTCTCATCCGCTCATCTTCGCCATGTAACCCGCTTCTGCAGCTGCCTCGCAACTTGCTTCCGCTTCTACTGCGCCGCGCAACCCACTTCCCCGCCGTCGCGCAACCCGCTTCCCCGCCGCCGCACAACCCGCTTCCCCAGCTTTCTATCAGGTAACATTTTCACCCtatctcttgtatatatatattttcttacttctttccaAACTCAGATtctatttagtttattttgttttattgctttttctatggtAAGTTTTTGGTAAATTTAAATgaagtttaatttcaatttgtgttTGATATATGTTAAAGGAAACTTTG is a window from the Arachis hypogaea cultivar Tifrunner chromosome 1, arahy.Tifrunner.gnm2.J5K5, whole genome shotgun sequence genome containing:
- the LOC112751204 gene encoding F-box protein SKIP23-like, with translation MGDDIDGWANIHHDILKEIAEHFYSYDDFIQLRLVCKQWSLKLPEISSEILWLLVPEESSSTHIYEDEEIYHLMQLPIANEVPLDIQSLYEDEIHHLKLPEMQNKFIRGSFGGWLIVQDIYQQGSMYMLNAFTKVVHLDLPPISTFPDIIDYNPNNYGLEYTIRVLDDDDMDDYRRSSSWINRIWVWKVIINSCPSNDNEDFMAVAIYGPGCTLASYKPNDKRWLDLSTRKPSFHDVIFFGEKIYAVEERGQLYEFDTNTKSGPVGGIHEAKPPSDAAVGPYQLKYLVGCANGSLLMLVRHFTYRGLCTYKFDIYELKKNAKEWSRLDSLENCVLMIGLNSSVQMLPASIQTKGNQIYFTDNLIELKSMEDAELQDIGIFDLDDGSCQKLLSDVKFLCPPVWCYSSSFL